From Cellulosimicrobium sp. ES-005, one genomic window encodes:
- the pnuC gene encoding nicotinamide riboside transporter PnuC, whose product MDLIHALFDAQLTIGDQHLLWREIVGNGFGLASALGGMRRKVWAWPVGIVGNLLLLTVFLGAVFATPNPVNLLGQAGRQVMFVVVSVYGWVQWRRTQARLGETDADSHGVAVVPRWASWRQRAFLLVALVGGTALLTPLFRALESYEPVWADAWIFMGSLLATYGMAKGWVEFWLIWVAVDVVGVPLLVSAGFYASAFMYVFYGAFTLVGFFVWWRVNRRATAEAEAAGAPA is encoded by the coding sequence ATGGACCTGATCCACGCGCTGTTCGACGCGCAGCTGACGATCGGCGACCAGCACCTGCTGTGGCGCGAGATCGTGGGCAACGGGTTCGGCCTGGCGTCGGCGCTGGGCGGCATGCGGCGCAAGGTGTGGGCGTGGCCGGTGGGCATCGTCGGCAACCTGCTGCTGCTCACGGTGTTCCTCGGCGCGGTCTTCGCGACGCCCAACCCCGTCAACCTGCTCGGCCAGGCCGGGCGGCAGGTCATGTTCGTCGTCGTGTCGGTGTACGGGTGGGTGCAGTGGCGCCGGACCCAGGCCCGGCTCGGCGAGACCGACGCCGACAGCCACGGCGTCGCCGTCGTGCCGCGCTGGGCGTCGTGGCGCCAGCGCGCGTTCCTCCTCGTCGCGCTCGTCGGCGGGACGGCGCTGCTCACGCCCCTGTTCCGGGCGCTCGAGTCGTACGAGCCCGTCTGGGCCGACGCGTGGATCTTCATGGGCTCGCTGCTCGCGACGTACGGCATGGCCAAGGGCTGGGTCGAGTTCTGGCTGATCTGGGTCGCGGTGGACGTCGTGGGCGTGCCGCTGCTCGTCTCGGCCGGGTTCTACGCGTCCGCGTTCATGTACGTGTTCTACGGCGCGTTCACGCTCGTCGGGTTCTTCGTGTGGTGGCGCGTCAACCGGCGCGCGACGGCCGAGGCCGAGGCGGCGGGCGCGCCCGCCTGA
- a CDS encoding acyl-CoA dehydrogenase family protein: MPTTPIMPGVTEPTYDLATPLDLDYAGAFADATEEDRAHQQRVRQFVQDEVLPVIDDYWERAEVPFDLVKRMGELDLLRDGVDVEGRPRVSLLGAGLAAMEMSRGDGSVATICGVQGGLALRSIQMLGSDEQRARYAEPMARGEILGAFALTEPTHGSDSVSLETTARKETRDGVEGYVLNGEKKWIGNGSSGHITVVWARLVGDAEDGADNQVHGFVVPQDTPGYTGTTITGKVSLRAIWQAHVVLDDVFVPAENALPGARSFKDTSRVLFATRLGVAWAAVGHAVACYEAAVAYATQRVQFGRPLAANQMVQERLTKMLSTITQLQLLVAQMTRLDEAGTLTGPQASLAKYTCTRGAREVAASARDLLGGNGILLQNRVARHFADIEALHTYEGTESVQALIVGRDITGVSAFV, translated from the coding sequence ATGCCTACCACCCCGATCATGCCCGGAGTCACCGAGCCCACCTACGACCTCGCGACCCCGCTCGACCTCGACTACGCCGGCGCGTTCGCCGACGCGACCGAGGAGGACCGCGCCCACCAGCAGCGCGTCCGGCAGTTCGTCCAGGACGAGGTGCTCCCGGTCATCGACGACTACTGGGAGCGCGCCGAGGTCCCGTTCGACCTCGTCAAGCGCATGGGCGAGCTCGACCTGCTGCGCGACGGCGTCGACGTCGAGGGCCGCCCGCGCGTGAGCCTGCTCGGCGCGGGCCTCGCCGCGATGGAGATGTCGCGCGGCGACGGCTCCGTCGCGACGATCTGCGGCGTCCAGGGCGGTCTCGCGCTGCGCAGCATCCAGATGCTCGGCTCCGACGAGCAGCGGGCGAGGTACGCCGAGCCCATGGCGCGCGGGGAGATCCTCGGCGCGTTCGCGCTCACCGAGCCCACCCACGGCTCGGACTCCGTCTCGCTCGAGACGACGGCGCGCAAGGAGACGCGCGACGGCGTCGAGGGCTACGTGCTGAACGGCGAGAAGAAGTGGATCGGCAACGGGTCGTCGGGGCACATCACGGTCGTGTGGGCGCGCCTCGTCGGCGACGCCGAGGACGGAGCCGACAACCAGGTCCACGGGTTCGTCGTGCCGCAGGACACCCCCGGCTACACGGGCACGACGATCACCGGCAAGGTGTCGCTCCGCGCGATCTGGCAGGCGCACGTCGTGCTCGACGACGTGTTCGTCCCCGCCGAGAACGCCCTGCCCGGCGCGCGGTCGTTCAAGGACACCTCGCGCGTGCTCTTCGCGACGCGCCTCGGTGTGGCGTGGGCCGCCGTCGGGCACGCGGTGGCCTGCTACGAGGCCGCGGTCGCGTACGCGACGCAGCGCGTCCAGTTCGGGCGCCCGCTCGCCGCGAACCAGATGGTCCAGGAGCGCCTCACCAAGATGCTCTCGACGATCACGCAGCTCCAGCTCCTCGTCGCGCAGATGACGCGCCTCGACGAGGCGGGGACGCTCACCGGCCCGCAGGCGTCGCTCGCTAAGTACACGTGCACGCGCGGGGCCCGCGAGGTCGCGGCGAGCGCGCGCGACCTCCTCGGCGGCAACGGGATCCTGCTCCAGAACCGCGTCGCGCGGCACTTCGCCGACATCGAGGCCCTGCACACGTACGAGGGCACCGAGTCGGTCCAGGCGCTCATCGTCGGGCGCGACATCACGGGCGTCTCCGCGTTCGTCTGA
- a CDS encoding VOC family protein, producing the protein MALDLFVTMHVRDHDPARDWYVRLLGSDPTFVATPTESVWELAEHRWLVVEQVPELAGHGVVTVFRDDVDAFLAAASGRGIEPDRRETYDGGVVKTVFRDPDGNEIGLSGALPSS; encoded by the coding sequence ATGGCACTCGACCTGTTCGTGACGATGCACGTGCGCGACCACGACCCCGCGCGCGACTGGTACGTGCGCCTGCTCGGGTCGGACCCGACGTTCGTCGCGACGCCCACCGAGTCCGTGTGGGAGCTCGCCGAGCACCGGTGGCTCGTCGTCGAGCAGGTGCCCGAGCTCGCCGGCCACGGCGTCGTCACGGTGTTCCGCGACGACGTCGACGCGTTCCTCGCCGCGGCGTCGGGCCGGGGCATCGAGCCGGACCGCCGCGAGACCTACGACGGCGGGGTCGTGAAGACCGTGTTCCGCGACCCCGACGGCAACGAGATCGGGCTCAGCGGCGCGCTCCCGTCGTCGTAG
- a CDS encoding 3' terminal RNA ribose 2'-O-methyltransferase Hen1, which produces MLVTLAATASPGTLDDATDLGFLLHKHPDRAQVFDLPVGRAHVFYPEATAARCEVALLLEVDPVGIVRNKRFGSGDAFALAQYVNDRPYAASSMVAVALGKVFATAMAGRCDARPGLPDVELPLELHVPSLPCRGGPDLARRLFEPLGWHVTATAEPLDPAVPAWGASRYVDLRLRGTRRLADALAQLYVLLPVLDDAKHYWVSTDEVDKLVRAGGGWLADHPERARILRRYLAHQRRYVEDATARLAALDGAAPADVAEPDGEVSPDGATSPGADVPEPPLARQRADAVLGVLHEVGARTVVDLGCGEGMLLRRLAADRTFTRVLGTDVSARELERAAARLRLHDASDAERERVRLLQSSLTYTDDRLTGFDAAVLMEVVEHVDPSRLGALAHAVLGHARPRTVVVTTPNAEYNVHYPNLLDGPGGSRVRHPDHRFEWTRAELRAWAGAAAERYGYAVEHRDVGPLAPDVGAPTQLVVLTLVPEGAVVHDAPTAAGADTREGEEAR; this is translated from the coding sequence ATGCTCGTGACCCTCGCCGCGACGGCGTCCCCGGGGACGCTCGACGACGCCACCGACCTCGGGTTCCTGCTGCACAAGCACCCGGACCGTGCCCAGGTGTTCGACCTGCCCGTGGGCCGCGCGCACGTGTTCTACCCCGAGGCGACGGCGGCGCGGTGCGAGGTCGCGCTGCTGCTCGAGGTCGACCCGGTCGGGATCGTGCGGAACAAGCGCTTCGGTAGCGGCGACGCCTTCGCCCTCGCGCAGTACGTCAACGACCGGCCGTACGCCGCGTCGTCGATGGTCGCCGTCGCGCTGGGCAAGGTGTTCGCGACGGCCATGGCGGGGCGGTGCGACGCCCGGCCCGGGCTGCCCGACGTCGAGCTCCCGCTGGAGCTGCACGTCCCGTCCCTGCCCTGCCGCGGTGGGCCCGACCTGGCGCGCCGGCTCTTCGAGCCGCTGGGCTGGCACGTGACGGCGACCGCGGAGCCGCTCGACCCGGCCGTCCCGGCGTGGGGCGCCTCGCGGTACGTCGACCTGCGCCTGCGCGGCACGCGACGGCTCGCCGACGCGCTCGCGCAGCTCTACGTGCTGCTGCCCGTGCTCGACGACGCGAAGCACTACTGGGTGTCCACGGACGAGGTGGACAAGCTCGTGCGCGCGGGCGGCGGCTGGCTCGCCGACCACCCCGAGCGCGCGCGGATCCTGCGCCGCTACCTCGCGCACCAGCGCCGCTACGTCGAGGACGCGACGGCGCGCCTCGCCGCGCTCGACGGCGCCGCACCCGCGGACGTGGCCGAGCCCGACGGCGAGGTCTCGCCCGACGGCGCGACGTCACCCGGGGCGGACGTGCCGGAGCCGCCGCTCGCCCGGCAGCGCGCGGACGCGGTGCTCGGGGTGCTGCACGAGGTCGGCGCGCGGACCGTCGTCGACCTCGGCTGCGGCGAGGGCATGCTCCTGCGCCGGCTCGCCGCCGACCGGACGTTCACGCGCGTCCTCGGCACCGACGTCTCCGCGCGCGAGCTCGAGCGCGCGGCCGCCCGGCTGCGCCTGCACGACGCGAGCGACGCCGAGCGCGAGCGCGTGCGCCTGCTCCAGTCGTCCCTCACGTACACCGACGACAGGCTCACGGGGTTCGACGCCGCGGTCCTCATGGAGGTCGTCGAGCACGTCGACCCGTCGCGCCTCGGCGCGCTGGCGCACGCGGTGCTGGGGCACGCGCGGCCGCGCACCGTCGTCGTCACGACCCCCAACGCGGAGTACAACGTGCACTACCCGAACCTGCTCGACGGGCCGGGCGGGAGCCGGGTGCGGCACCCCGACCACCGGTTCGAGTGGACGCGCGCCGAGCTGCGCGCGTGGGCGGGCGCCGCCGCGGAGCGGTACGGGTACGCGGTCGAGCACCGCGACGTCGGACCGCTCGCGCCGGACGTCGGGGCGCCCACGCAGCTGGTGGTCCTCACGCTCGTGCCGGAGGGGGCCGTCGTGCACGACGCGCCGACCGCGGCAGGAGCCGACACGCGCGAGGGGGAGGAGGCCCGATGA
- a CDS encoding phosphatase PAP2 family protein: protein MHPFVHRYELDTSRPTAKEVLRDVGLRAFLPGAVLWVLIVATGFLVTGPLGDLPGEVGVNRWLEQRRTPFWDTVTDLFSLIGTTEFIIGGTVLTIALVWWRTRQWWFAVVPALAVALQALIFLTSSIVVGRARPDVSRLDEAPPTSSFPSGHTGASAAFYLTLALLAQRIAHPVLRVVVTVLCCLVPLAVGLSRLYRGAHGPADVVVGLINGIVCCVLAWNYLRRDVRAQR from the coding sequence ATGCATCCTTTCGTGCACCGCTACGAGCTCGACACGTCCCGACCCACCGCGAAGGAGGTGCTGCGCGACGTCGGGCTCCGGGCCTTCCTCCCCGGCGCGGTCCTGTGGGTCCTCATCGTCGCGACCGGGTTCCTCGTGACCGGTCCGCTGGGCGACCTGCCCGGCGAGGTCGGGGTGAACCGGTGGCTCGAACAGCGACGCACGCCCTTCTGGGACACCGTGACCGACCTGTTCTCGCTGATCGGGACCACCGAGTTCATCATCGGCGGGACGGTGCTCACCATCGCGCTCGTCTGGTGGCGCACGCGGCAGTGGTGGTTCGCCGTCGTGCCCGCGCTCGCCGTCGCGCTCCAGGCCCTGATCTTCCTCACGTCGTCGATCGTCGTCGGGCGCGCGCGCCCCGACGTCTCGCGGCTCGACGAGGCGCCGCCCACGTCGAGCTTCCCCTCCGGCCACACCGGCGCGTCCGCGGCGTTCTACCTGACCCTCGCCCTGCTCGCGCAGCGCATCGCCCACCCCGTCCTGCGCGTCGTCGTCACGGTCCTGTGCTGCCTCGTGCCGCTCGCGGTGGGCCTGTCCCGCCTCTACCGTGGCGCCCACGGCCCGGCCGACGTGGTGGTGGGCCTGATCAACGGCATCGTCTGCTGCGTCCTCGCCTGGAACTACCTACGCCGCGACGTCCGCGCCCAGCGCTGA
- a CDS encoding RidA family protein: MTTPSVTHLNPAGLHRNPAFSQGTIVETGRTLYVGGQNGTDAEGAIVEGGIAAQTAQALRNVLAVLAEAGAGPQDVARLAVYLDPEADLMAGFAAVGEVWGPHPAAVTVLRVGIGRPGALVEIEAVAALPA, from the coding sequence ATGACCACGCCGAGCGTCACGCACCTCAACCCGGCCGGGCTGCACCGCAACCCGGCCTTCTCCCAGGGCACGATCGTCGAGACCGGCCGCACGCTCTACGTCGGCGGCCAGAACGGGACCGACGCCGAGGGCGCGATCGTCGAGGGCGGCATCGCGGCCCAGACCGCGCAGGCGCTGCGCAACGTCCTCGCCGTGCTGGCGGAAGCGGGCGCGGGGCCGCAGGACGTCGCGCGGCTCGCCGTCTACCTCGACCCCGAGGCCGACCTCATGGCGGGCTTCGCCGCCGTCGGGGAGGTCTGGGGTCCGCACCCCGCGGCGGTGACGGTCCTCCGGGTGGGGATCGGCCGGCCCGGTGCTCTCGTCGAGATCGAGGCGGTCGCGGCCCTGCCCGCCTGA
- a CDS encoding phosphatase PAP2 family protein, translated as MPADPALRRSLGRARRRALGRAAAYGIAASVPVLVLAWLVRAESGLVVGADRAAVAAATGFTGERPAFERTLLVGQEVLAARWMNLAAMGVCLWAWRRHGLGTRAAWAAGTIWGAWALGLGAKELVDRARPVVEDAVTVVPGSSFPSGHAMNAAAVGVSLTVLVWPLLGRRGRVAVVGGATALALVTAADRVLLGAHYPSDVVGGILFGGAVAGASAVGYHGWTSARSARSSGSAPKNEV; from the coding sequence GTGCCCGCCGACCCTGCCCTGCGCCGCTCGCTCGGGCGTGCCAGGAGGCGCGCGCTGGGGAGAGCCGCGGCGTACGGGATCGCGGCCTCCGTCCCGGTGCTCGTGCTCGCGTGGCTCGTGCGCGCGGAGTCGGGGCTCGTCGTCGGGGCCGACCGCGCCGCCGTCGCCGCGGCGACCGGGTTCACCGGCGAGCGGCCCGCGTTCGAGCGCACCCTGCTCGTGGGGCAGGAGGTGCTCGCCGCACGGTGGATGAACCTCGCCGCGATGGGCGTGTGCCTCTGGGCGTGGCGGCGCCACGGCCTCGGGACACGGGCAGCCTGGGCGGCCGGGACGATCTGGGGCGCGTGGGCGCTCGGGCTCGGCGCGAAGGAGCTCGTCGACCGCGCGCGTCCCGTCGTCGAGGACGCGGTGACCGTCGTACCCGGGTCCAGCTTCCCGTCCGGGCACGCGATGAACGCCGCCGCCGTCGGGGTGAGCCTCACGGTGCTCGTGTGGCCGCTGCTCGGCCGTCGTGGCCGCGTGGCCGTCGTCGGCGGTGCGACCGCGCTGGCGCTCGTCACCGCGGCCGACCGCGTGCTGCTCGGCGCGCACTACCCGTCCGACGTCGTCGGCGGCATCCTCTTCGGCGGTGCCGTCGCGGGGGCGTCCGCCGTCGGCTACCACGGGTGGACGTCCGCCCGGTCTGCCCGCTCTTCCGGCTCCGCTCCCAAGAACGAGGTCTGA
- a CDS encoding NUDIX domain-containing protein, which produces MKQSAGLVLYRFRDDVVEVLLGHMGGPLWARKDAGGWTIPKGEVEPGEDGHAAALREFAEELGVPAPAAQAPDLDLGTVRQRAGKLVAAWAREADLDVAAISSNTFALEWPPRSGRMQEFPELDRAGWFPLARARGLVVAGQVPLLDRLEERLADARDPAVEP; this is translated from the coding sequence GTGAAGCAGTCAGCAGGGCTCGTGCTCTACCGTTTCCGTGACGACGTCGTCGAGGTGCTCCTCGGGCACATGGGCGGACCGCTGTGGGCGCGCAAGGACGCGGGCGGCTGGACGATCCCCAAGGGCGAGGTGGAGCCCGGCGAGGACGGTCACGCCGCGGCGCTGCGCGAGTTCGCGGAGGAGCTCGGCGTCCCGGCCCCGGCGGCGCAGGCGCCCGACCTCGACCTCGGCACCGTGCGTCAGCGTGCGGGGAAGCTCGTCGCGGCGTGGGCACGCGAGGCGGACCTCGACGTCGCGGCGATCTCCAGCAACACGTTCGCGCTGGAGTGGCCGCCGCGCTCGGGGCGGATGCAGGAGTTCCCCGAGCTCGACCGGGCCGGCTGGTTCCCGCTCGCACGGGCTCGCGGCCTCGTCGTCGCGGGCCAGGTCCCGCTGCTCGACCGCCTCGAGGAGCGGCTGGCGGACGCCCGCGACCCTGCCGTCGAGCCGTAG
- a CDS encoding TetR/AcrR family transcriptional regulator codes for MTDVRSRTHAQAVDAAIELFTRKGYEQTTVEEIADAAQVSRATFFRRYGSKEDVVFADHELLLDEVVVMLAATRPVPDAEGRLTPDPAVDPYVEVCRAARLVFDHHVGQRETSLARWQLLQQVPALRDRELVTTHRYERAFTAYLRDALPPDERRSTASIAFAASVVAVHNALLRRWLRSPDQDLRPQLEEAFADLRRAAVGRYAAPDGAAQERSGDGTPTARRVVVTVVDADADAQGVADDVARAVRDALA; via the coding sequence ATGACCGACGTCCGCAGCCGCACCCACGCCCAGGCCGTCGACGCAGCGATCGAGCTCTTCACCCGCAAGGGGTACGAGCAGACGACCGTCGAGGAGATCGCCGACGCCGCCCAGGTCAGCCGCGCCACCTTCTTCCGCCGCTACGGCTCCAAGGAGGACGTGGTCTTCGCGGACCACGAGCTCCTGCTCGACGAGGTCGTCGTCATGCTCGCCGCGACGCGGCCCGTGCCCGACGCGGAGGGCCGGCTCACGCCGGACCCCGCCGTCGACCCGTACGTCGAGGTCTGCCGCGCGGCGCGGCTCGTGTTCGACCACCACGTCGGGCAGCGGGAGACGTCGCTCGCGCGGTGGCAGCTCCTCCAGCAGGTGCCGGCGCTGCGCGACCGCGAGCTCGTCACGACGCACCGCTACGAGCGCGCCTTCACCGCATACCTGCGCGACGCGCTCCCGCCGGACGAGCGCCGGTCGACCGCGTCCATCGCGTTCGCCGCGTCGGTCGTCGCCGTCCACAACGCGCTCCTGCGCCGGTGGCTGCGCTCCCCCGACCAGGACCTGCGCCCCCAGCTCGAGGAGGCGTTCGCGGACCTGCGCCGCGCCGCCGTCGGCCGGTACGCCGCGCCCGACGGCGCCGCCCAGGAGCGCAGCGGGGACGGCACGCCCACGGCGCGCCGCGTCGTCGTAACCGTGGTGGACGCCGACGCGGACGCGCAGGGCGTCGCGGACGACGTCGCGCGCGCCGTCCGCGACGCGCTCGCGTGA
- a CDS encoding acetyl-CoA C-acyltransferase, with protein sequence MSTAASPLPDVAVTPEDEVTPVLLHGARTPFARFRGALASLSAAELGAHAIRGALAAAGVAPEQVDTVIVGQVVQAGAKQGPARQAAILAGLGWDVPTVTINKLCLSGLTAIIDAARLVRTGEASVVVAGGQESMTNAPHLVVGSRAGFAFGDVTMADSLTHDGLNDPFSGEVMGELTDRGCATRGIGRPEQDAFALRSHQLAAAARDAGRLAEEIAPVEVPQRRGEPVVVEHDEGVRADTTLEALERLRPAFVQDGTITAGSSSPLSDGAAAVVVASRAFAKRNGLPWLAEIGAAGQVAGPDNSLHSQPARAIEAAVQREGIAAADLDLVEINEAFAAVALQSVADLGIDADVVNTDGGAIALGHPVGASGARLALHLALALKRRGGGVGAAALCGGGGQGDALILRA encoded by the coding sequence ATGAGCACCGCCGCCAGCCCCCTGCCCGACGTCGCCGTCACCCCCGAGGACGAGGTCACCCCGGTCCTCCTGCACGGCGCACGCACCCCGTTCGCGCGCTTCCGCGGCGCGCTCGCCTCGCTCTCGGCCGCCGAGCTCGGCGCGCACGCGATCCGCGGCGCGCTCGCGGCCGCGGGCGTCGCGCCGGAGCAGGTCGACACGGTGATCGTCGGGCAGGTCGTGCAGGCGGGCGCCAAGCAGGGCCCCGCGCGCCAGGCCGCGATCCTCGCGGGCCTCGGCTGGGACGTGCCCACCGTGACGATCAACAAGCTGTGCCTCTCGGGCCTCACCGCGATCATCGACGCGGCCCGGCTGGTCCGCACGGGCGAGGCGAGCGTCGTCGTCGCGGGCGGCCAGGAGTCCATGACGAACGCCCCGCACCTGGTCGTGGGCTCGCGCGCCGGGTTCGCGTTCGGGGACGTGACGATGGCCGACTCGCTCACGCACGACGGCCTGAACGACCCGTTCAGCGGCGAGGTCATGGGCGAGCTCACCGACCGCGGCTGCGCGACGCGCGGCATCGGCCGCCCCGAGCAGGACGCGTTCGCGCTGCGCTCGCACCAGCTGGCCGCGGCCGCGCGCGATGCCGGCCGCCTCGCCGAGGAGATCGCCCCCGTCGAGGTGCCGCAGCGGCGGGGCGAGCCGGTCGTCGTCGAGCACGACGAGGGCGTGCGCGCCGACACGACGCTCGAGGCCCTGGAGCGGCTGCGCCCGGCCTTCGTGCAGGACGGGACCATCACCGCCGGGTCGAGCTCGCCGCTGTCCGACGGCGCGGCGGCGGTCGTCGTCGCGAGCCGCGCCTTCGCGAAGCGCAACGGCCTGCCGTGGCTCGCCGAGATCGGTGCGGCGGGGCAGGTCGCGGGACCCGACAACTCGCTGCACTCCCAACCGGCGCGGGCCATCGAGGCCGCCGTGCAGCGCGAGGGGATCGCCGCGGCGGACCTCGACCTCGTGGAGATCAACGAGGCGTTCGCCGCCGTCGCGCTGCAGTCGGTCGCGGACCTCGGCATCGACGCGGACGTCGTGAACACCGACGGCGGCGCCATCGCGCTCGGCCACCCCGTCGGCGCATCCGGCGCCCGCCTCGCGCTGCACCTCGCGCTCGCGCTGAAGCGCCGTGGCGGCGGCGTCGGCGCGGCGGCGCTGTGCGGCGGGGGCGGGCAGGGCGACGCGCTGATCCTGCGCGCCTGA
- a CDS encoding glycosyl hydrolase family 18 protein: MNDRSTPSAASSGRSLAKTSPAPTARSRVVAATAVVGALALTVATFASPAVAASQPTAKPAASVAGPSDINGFRSVGYVMADSRVTRDFHVADLVRTGAIEDLTHINYAFGNVTTDLVCDIADVPGEGDPLNDFVAEVAAKDSVDGKADKPGQKLAGNFNQLKKLKAVSPDTKILISLGGWTWSDNFSEAASTAEGRTALVDSCLDLYIDGNLPVVDGKGGPGAAAGIFDGIDIDWEWPVTGGETANARPEDKENFLLLMEEFRTALDARGAANGEDYLLTAFAPAGGWNAGQGGWLDPRLFAVVDFLNVQGYDFHGGWVPNQTGHQGNLHPDGTQNWGLGLDGALGMYVNAGADPSQVNAGLAAYGHGWYGVEDGSQGWQPAAGYVGTKTYAELRSFDGEQYFDPEIGASWLYDGDQWWSYDDPASVTAKAEFVATQGYGGAMWWDLSGDYRNELGDALGSTFRAATPGPGVADECAVPWYGTGVYTGGEVVSHEGSEYKAQWWTRNQEPGASNAWKKIGPCGTAPEVEVADCAPAWSREAVYTGGQTVSRAGVNYTAQWWTQGELPGSVTWGSWDPVGLCA; this comes from the coding sequence ATGAACGATCGATCGACACCCAGCGCGGCCTCCTCGGGCCGCTCGCTCGCCAAGACCTCGCCCGCACCGACCGCCCGCTCGCGCGTGGTCGCCGCCACCGCCGTCGTCGGGGCGCTCGCCCTGACCGTGGCCACCTTCGCGTCGCCCGCGGTGGCGGCGTCGCAGCCCACGGCGAAGCCGGCGGCCTCCGTCGCCGGGCCGTCGGACATCAACGGGTTCCGCAGCGTCGGCTACGTCATGGCCGACTCGCGCGTGACCCGCGACTTCCACGTGGCCGACCTCGTCCGCACCGGCGCGATCGAGGACCTCACGCACATCAACTACGCCTTCGGCAACGTCACGACCGACCTCGTGTGCGACATCGCCGACGTCCCCGGCGAGGGCGACCCCCTCAACGACTTCGTCGCGGAGGTCGCGGCCAAGGACTCCGTCGACGGCAAGGCCGACAAGCCCGGCCAGAAGCTCGCGGGCAACTTCAACCAGCTCAAGAAGCTGAAGGCCGTCAGCCCCGACACCAAGATCCTCATCTCGCTCGGTGGCTGGACCTGGTCCGACAACTTCTCCGAGGCGGCGTCCACGGCCGAGGGCCGCACCGCGCTCGTCGACTCGTGCCTCGACCTGTACATCGACGGCAACCTGCCGGTCGTCGACGGCAAGGGCGGCCCGGGCGCCGCGGCCGGCATCTTCGACGGCATCGACATCGACTGGGAGTGGCCGGTCACGGGCGGGGAGACGGCGAACGCCCGCCCCGAGGACAAGGAGAACTTCCTGCTCCTCATGGAGGAGTTCCGCACCGCGCTCGACGCGCGCGGCGCGGCGAACGGCGAGGACTACCTCCTCACGGCGTTCGCGCCGGCGGGTGGCTGGAACGCGGGCCAGGGCGGCTGGCTCGACCCGCGCCTGTTCGCCGTCGTGGACTTCCTCAACGTCCAGGGCTACGACTTCCACGGCGGCTGGGTGCCGAACCAGACGGGCCACCAGGGCAACCTGCACCCCGACGGCACGCAGAACTGGGGTCTCGGGCTCGACGGCGCGCTCGGCATGTACGTCAACGCGGGCGCCGACCCGTCGCAGGTCAACGCGGGCCTCGCGGCGTACGGCCACGGCTGGTACGGCGTCGAGGACGGCTCGCAGGGCTGGCAGCCCGCCGCGGGCTACGTCGGTACCAAGACGTACGCCGAGCTGCGGTCGTTCGACGGCGAGCAGTACTTCGACCCGGAGATCGGCGCGAGCTGGCTCTACGACGGCGACCAGTGGTGGAGCTACGACGACCCGGCGTCCGTGACGGCGAAGGCCGAGTTCGTCGCGACGCAGGGCTACGGCGGCGCGATGTGGTGGGACCTCTCGGGCGACTACCGCAACGAGCTGGGTGACGCGCTGGGCTCGACGTTCCGCGCGGCGACCCCCGGTCCCGGCGTGGCCGACGAGTGCGCGGTGCCCTGGTACGGCACGGGCGTCTACACCGGTGGCGAGGTCGTCTCGCACGAGGGCTCGGAGTACAAGGCCCAGTGGTGGACCCGTAACCAGGAGCCGGGCGCGTCCAACGCCTGGAAGAAGATCGGTCCCTGCGGCACGGCGCCCGAGGTCGAGGTCGCGGACTGCGCCCCGGCATGGTCGCGCGAGGCCGTCTACACCGGCGGTCAGACCGTGTCCCGCGCCGGGGTCAACTACACGGCCCAGTGGTGGACCCAGGGCGAGCTGCCCGGGTCCGTGACGTGGGGCTCGTGGGACCCGGTGGGTCTCTGCGCGTGA